Proteins encoded in a region of the Trypanosoma brucei gambiense DAL972 chromosome 6, complete sequence genome:
- a CDS encoding cellular apoptosis susceptibility protein,putative, translating to MDPINPNDPILTGRLEMLAQNALSVESADRERAEQEIREFQNRVDIQSGFVLLLLNVASSQSPAASFCSIVFKNTVKNCWNEGTSEHCVAESDKAFVRNNITGIMFSAPLNVQRNLAEAISMIAETDFPSAWPDALQRIIHVLMNEKSVVLHSAALSTAHSILGRYRNQPDLSQETANDLRVIYTDLTSPLLNSMVLLVDAVEKCGTDAHAACTGLTSAVECLRDITAFDLGDEFIWGIEGFVRVLLRCLQLGGSGVLGACTIELKSVVIMCVSHFLLQFDEDFEKYASEFLKVVWDTISSSSSCESDMDDIVVQGMGLLAAACRGATREVFNNESVLVNLMTEVIMPNLALRQVDVELFGTEPDEYIQRDIEGSDFHTRRREAGELVRALLLFFPEKTGPLFTAKAQELLASAAQGDWKAKDLAIYLVSALSLEGQHVSTQRGVTQCLSKLVPFEPFLKQNVLSELSCGVSPQSPAIVKASCIRFVAAFRAHIERSLLPDIIALLASWILCEDTVVQVYAAHAVERVLTLQDPGKPGHVITDTVLGDKAPSLLHNLCVRLNQEKKPIAYTMQCLMRVCQNCSGCVKSFVGDIITCMVPVIKENSKNPSNPLFSHCMFEVVSQCIMLRPEDAAAIESALWEPMIFILQNDVLEYVPYTLQIMAQLLDAHGSGAPEPPTYYQALLEPLLLPEMYKQRGSIPAIVRLLVSFIEHYPGFVHGKGLTERVIAVVRSLVQYKNYDHEGLNILTTMIRAYPKDVISPYMVSIYHSLIQRLQKSRTPKYVRILIIFLSITVITHGADDVVTQINRIQDGLFWMLFQRVWLPHVPKVLGVLERKTCIIALASLLGDCVTLQQNAETWSTCVVSCLKMIHGAVEKDDWTSFTPQTHSVNDLAQHVADTGYTNAFCPLQGAVQAPVDVCPMVQQPEALFRERLQKALSGPNAEQLVRLLQAYPEVMAQLQ from the coding sequence TCTCAACGTAGCGAGCTCCCAAAGCCCTGCAGcctctttttgttcaatTGTGTTTAAAAACACAGTGAAGAACTGCTGGAATGAGGGAACATCAGAACATTGTGTGGCGGAGAGTGATAAGGCTTTTGTTCGCAACAACATTACAGGTATCATGTTTAGCGCTCCTCTGAATGTCCAGCGGAACTTAGCAGAGGCCATTTCTATGATAGCTGAGACTGACTTTCCGTCCGCATGGCCTGATGCGCTGCAGCGTATTATTCATGTTCTAATGAACGAAAAGAGTGTCGTGCTACACAGCGCAGCGTTATCTACGGCTCACAGCATTCTCGGACGTTATCGTAATCAGCCGGACCTTTCCCAGGAAACTGCCAATGATCTGCGAGTAATATACACGGATTTAACGTCACCGCTTCTTAACTCAATGGTGTTGCTTGTGGATGCTGTGGAAAAGTGTGGGACTGACGCTCATGCCGCGTGCACGGGTCTTACCTCCGCTGTGGAGTGCCTTCGTGATATAACTGCTTTTGATCTTGGTGACGAGTTTATTTGGGGAATCGAGGGGTTCGTCCGTGTTTTATTACGTTGTCTTCAACTCGGTGGCTCTGGTGTATTGGGGGCATGTACAATAGAGCTGAAGTCCGTCGTAATCATGTGTGTCTCGCACTTTCTTCTGCAATTTGATGAAGACTTTGAGAAGTACGCCTCGGAATTCCTTAAGGTTGTGTGGGACACCATTTCGTCCTCTTCGAGCTGTGAGAGTGATATGGACGATATTGTCGTTCAGGGGATGGGTCTTTTAGCGGCCGCCTGTCGTGGTGCGACACGGGAAGTTTTTAACAATGAGAGTGTTCTTGTGAATTTAATGACCGAGGTTATTATGCCAAACCTTGCGCTGCGGCAGGTGGATGTTGAACTGTTTGGGACAGAACCCGATGAGTATATCCAGAGGGATATTGAGGGTAGTGACTTTCACACTCGGCGGCGCGAGGCAGGCGAATTGGTACGAGCGTTGCTGTTATTCTTCCCTGAAAAAACCGGGCCACTCTTCACGGCAAAAGCGCAGGAGTTGTTGGCATCTGCCGCCCAAGGTGACTGGAAGGCTAAAGACTTGGCCATTTATCTCGTGTCTGCGCTCTCGTTGGAGGGGCAACACGTGAGCACACAGAGGGGTGTGACGCAGTGCTTGAGTAAACTTGTGCCTTTCGAGCCTTTTCTAAAACAAAATGTATTGTCTGAGCTGTCGTGCGGTGTTTCACCGCAGAGCCCTGCAATAGTCAAAGCAAGCTGTATTCGATTTGTTGCAGCCTTCCGCGCACACATTGAGCGCTCTCTGTTGCCGGACATCATAGCACTACTTGCCTCCTGGATCCTTTGTGAGGACACTGTGGTCCAGGTATATGCTGCACACGCTGTAGAACGTGTTTTAACTCTACAGGACCCGGGTAAACCGGGCCACGTTATCACCGACACTGTGTTGGGGGACAAAGCACCTTCGCTTCTGCACAATCTTTGTGTGAGACTCAACCAGGAGAAGAAACCAATCGCGTACACAATGCAGTGCCTTATGCGTGTCTGCCAGAACTGTAGCGGTTGTGTGAAGTCGTTTGTGGGAGACATCATAACCTGTATGGTGCCTGTCATAAAAGAGAATTCAAAAAACCCGTCGAACCCATTGTTTAGTCACTGTATGTTTGAAGTTGTTTCCCAGTGCATCATGTTACGTCCGGAGGATGCAGCTGCTATCGAAAGCGCCTTGTGGGAACCTATGATCTTCATTCTTCAGAATGACGTGCTCGAGTATGTGCCTTACACTCTTCAAATCATGGCTCAACTGCTTGATGCTCATGGGAGTGGCGCACCCGAGCCACCAACGTATTACCAGGCTCTCCTGGAACCGCTCCTTTTACCCGAAATGTacaaacaaaggggaagCATTCCTGCTATTGTTCGTCTTTTGGTGTCTTTCATAGAGCACTACCCGGGATTTGTGCACGGCAAGGGCCTAACGGAGAGGGTAATAGCGGTAGTCAGGTCGCTTGTTCAGTATAAGAATTACGACCACGAGGGACTTAACATCCTTACGACCATGATCAGAGCATACCCGAAGGATGTTATCTCACCATACATGGTGTCTATCTATCATTCATTGATACAGAGGCTGCAGAAGTCTAGGACCCCGAAGTATGTTCGCATTCTCATCATCTTTTTGTCGATAACAGTGATCACTCATGGGGCTGACGATGTTGTGACGCAAATCAACCGCATTCAGGATGGGCTGTTCTGGATGTTGTTTCAACGTGTTTGGCTTCCCCACGTTCCAAAGGTCCTCGGAGTCCTCGAGAGGAAGACATGTATAATAGCCCTGGCCTCGCTTCTCGGTGATTGTGTAACGTTGCAGCAGAATGCTGAAACGTGGTCGACCTGTGTTGTGAGCTGCCTCAAAATGATTCACGGTGCTGTAGAAAAGGACGACTGGACGAGCTTTACACCACAAACTCATAGTGTCAATGACTTAGCCCAGCATGTTGCCGATACCGGGTATACAAATGCGTTTTGTCCACTTCAGGGCGCCGTGCAGGCACCAGTTGACGTCTGTCCCATGGTTCAGCAGCCAGAGGCGCTTTTCCGAGAGCGCCTTCAGAAAGCCTTGAGTGGTCCCAACGCGGAGCAGCTGGTACGGTTGCTGCAGGCTTATCCCGAGGTAATGGCGCAATTGCAGTGA